The following are encoded in a window of Lichenicola cladoniae genomic DNA:
- the cax gene encoding calcium/proton exchanger, whose translation MISFALLLFIPLSLALKYLVGAGPIWLFLTGVVAVAILADWVRRATEQLAERAGSAVGGLLNVSFGSIAELVLALFVLAHGEADVVKAQITGSIIGTSLLGLGLAMLVGGLWRERQSFNRANTGLLSTLLILVVVALLLPAMFDIQAHTGMANTDAVDERLSIGASIVLLGLYGANLIFTLVTHRGVFAGDEPSGNSAWSLARSLTVLIVGTIFIAAESELVSDAVEATATLLQVSQAFLGVIVLALVGTSADLFAAVAFARQDRMSIVFSICIGSAIQMALVVAPILVLASWAIGHPMNLVFNPLELFAIAGAAFIVRAISADGETNWFEGMLLIGVYLLFGLAFYFVGA comes from the coding sequence GCTGTTCCTGACCGGGGTGGTCGCGGTTGCGATCCTGGCCGATTGGGTCCGGCGCGCCACCGAGCAGCTTGCCGAACGCGCCGGGAGTGCTGTCGGCGGCCTGCTCAACGTCAGTTTCGGCAGCATCGCCGAGCTGGTCCTGGCGCTGTTCGTCCTGGCGCACGGCGAGGCCGACGTCGTGAAGGCGCAGATCACCGGCTCGATCATCGGCACCAGCCTGCTCGGACTGGGCCTGGCCATGCTGGTCGGCGGGCTGTGGCGCGAGCGGCAATCGTTCAACCGCGCCAATACCGGGCTGCTGTCGACGCTGTTGATCCTGGTCGTCGTGGCGCTGCTGCTCCCGGCGATGTTCGACATCCAGGCGCATACCGGCATGGCCAACACCGACGCCGTCGACGAGCGGCTCAGCATCGGCGCCTCGATCGTGCTGCTGGGGCTGTATGGCGCGAACCTGATCTTCACCCTCGTGACCCATCGCGGCGTGTTCGCGGGCGACGAACCGAGCGGGAATTCGGCCTGGAGCCTCGCCAGGTCGCTGACCGTGCTGATCGTCGGCACGATCTTCATCGCCGCCGAATCCGAGCTCGTGTCCGACGCCGTGGAAGCGACGGCGACGCTGCTGCAGGTGTCCCAGGCGTTCCTCGGTGTCATCGTGCTGGCATTGGTCGGCACCTCGGCGGATCTGTTCGCCGCCGTCGCCTTCGCCAGACAGGATCGCATGAGCATCGTGTTCAGCATCTGCATCGGCTCGGCGATCCAGATGGCGCTGGTCGTTGCCCCGATCCTGGTGCTGGCCTCCTGGGCGATCGGCCACCCGATGAACCTGGTGTTCAACCCGCTCGAACTGTTTGCGATCGCCGGTGCCGCCTTCATCGTCCGCGCCATCTCCGCCGACGGCGAGACCAACTGGTTCGAGGGCATGCTGCTGATCGGGGTGTACCTGCTGTTCGGCCTGGCGTTCTACTTCGTGGGCGCCTGA